In Halobaculum magnesiiphilum, the following proteins share a genomic window:
- a CDS encoding DNA polymerase sliding clamp (Sliding clamp subunit. Responsible for tethering the catalytic subunit of DNA polymerase to DNA during high-speed replication. Proliferating cell nuclear antigen homolog.): MPEASAVTDEGDETDAESGQTPDFDGEVPVSVRVRADTLKPLLSAVGALVDECRLTFGRDGIRAAAMDPATVAAVDAELDAAAAASYEADGTVVGVDVTRLEDILSMAAGDDPVTLALDPESFRLHVVADGLEYAMGLFDPDSVRGPPDVDDLGFEHTASLTVPVDMVGRFVTAAGMVADHLALSVDPDAETFVAAADGDTDDVQFTVTAEEAVAFSPGDAGSLLSLSYLIDIERAIPAGTDVRLTLGRKAPLGVAYDISGGDGRVEAFVAPRLKAV, from the coding sequence ATGCCCGAGGCGAGCGCCGTGACCGACGAGGGAGACGAGACGGACGCGGAGTCGGGACAGACGCCCGACTTCGACGGGGAGGTACCGGTGTCCGTGCGCGTGCGGGCGGACACCCTGAAGCCACTGCTCTCGGCGGTCGGCGCGCTCGTCGACGAGTGTCGGCTGACGTTCGGCCGCGACGGCATCCGCGCGGCGGCGATGGACCCGGCGACCGTCGCGGCGGTCGACGCGGAACTCGACGCTGCGGCCGCGGCGTCCTACGAGGCCGACGGCACCGTCGTCGGCGTCGACGTGACCCGACTCGAGGACATCCTCTCGATGGCCGCCGGCGACGACCCCGTGACGCTCGCGCTCGACCCCGAGTCGTTCCGCCTCCACGTCGTCGCCGACGGCCTGGAGTACGCGATGGGGTTGTTCGACCCCGACAGCGTCCGCGGGCCGCCCGACGTGGACGACCTCGGCTTCGAACACACCGCGTCGCTGACGGTCCCGGTCGACATGGTCGGCCGGTTCGTGACGGCCGCGGGGATGGTCGCGGACCACCTCGCGCTCAGCGTCGACCCGGACGCCGAGACGTTCGTCGCCGCCGCCGACGGCGACACCGACGACGTGCAGTTCACGGTCACGGCCGAGGAGGCGGTCGCGTTCTCGCCGGGCGATGCGGGGTCGCTGCTGTCGCTGTCGTACCTGATCGACATCGAGCGAGCCATCCCGGCGGGGACGGACGTGCGGCTCACGCTCGGACGAAAGGCCCCCCTCGGCGTCGCCTACGACATCTCGGGGGGCGACGGCCGCGTCGAGGCGTTCGTGGCGCCGCGGCTCAAGGCGGTATAA
- a CDS encoding KH domain-containing protein, with translation MQHVKVPQDRIGVLIGEGGETMREIEDRAEVRLDIDSESGSVAIDSVGDPVAGLVAPDIVRAIGRGFTPESALSLLEHDLRRFELVDLASETRNKNDLQRQKGRLIGENGRTRELMEDLSGAEVVIKGTTLGVIGQPEEVEAVRRAAGMILDGAPHGAVYSFLERKHNEIHGAPDLSTPSGSAEEPR, from the coding sequence ATGCAGCACGTGAAGGTTCCGCAGGACCGCATCGGCGTGCTCATCGGCGAGGGCGGCGAGACGATGCGGGAGATCGAAGACCGCGCCGAGGTCCGACTCGACATCGACTCCGAGTCGGGCTCGGTCGCCATCGACAGCGTCGGCGACCCGGTCGCCGGGCTGGTCGCTCCCGACATCGTCCGCGCCATCGGCCGCGGGTTCACCCCCGAGTCCGCCCTCTCGCTGCTGGAGCACGACCTGCGACGGTTCGAGTTGGTCGACCTCGCATCGGAGACCCGCAACAAGAACGACCTCCAGCGCCAGAAGGGCCGCCTCATCGGCGAGAACGGCCGAACGCGCGAGCTGATGGAGGACCTCTCGGGCGCCGAAGTCGTCATCAAGGGGACCACCCTCGGCGTCATCGGCCAGCCCGAGGAGGTCGAGGCCGTCCGCCGCGCGGCGGGGATGATCCTCGACGGCGCCCCCCACGGCGCCGTCTACTCGTTCCTCGAACGCAAGCACAACGAGATCCACGGCGCGCCCGACCTCTCGACCCCCTCGGGGAGCGCCGAGGAACCGCGGTAA